GAGCGGTCAGTACATGAGCCTGCTTCTACTTCTGCCGGACAATTAAACTCGTCAATTTCAGCTTTAATATACGCAATGCCACCGGTTAAAGTGAGTGAATCGGTAGCCGCCCACATAAAGTCAACCTCAGCACCTTGCGTGCTTACATCACCCGCGTTTGTTAAGCGAGTAATACAGGTACCGTCTGAACAGTCAAAGTTATTGGCTTGAAAACCTTCAATTTCGGTTCTAAATACAGCAAAGTTAAATACAAACTCGCGGCTTGCGTATTTATAGCCTAACTCGTACGCGTCTGACTCTTCTGGAGCAATTTCGCGGCTGTCGTTATCAGGGTTAAAGTTGTAGTACACGTTAAAACCAGGGCCTTTGTAGCCTTGTGAGTAAGTACCATATACCATTTGGCCATCGCCTAAATCGTATTGCATACCTAAACGACCCGACACGTTGGTTTCTTCTGCACTGCCTGATTCGTCAGTATTTAGTGCTGCTGAGCGTACACCTACACCGGTGCGGCCAAACTCATCATTGCTGATACGGCGGTGTGTGTACGACACTTCATCGTCGGTATAACGAATACCAAACAGTACACGTAAGTCTTCAGATAAATCGTAAGTACCATCGGCAAAGGCTGCCCAGTTGTTAAACTCGGTGCTCATGTATGCGGTTGCCGAAACAATATCGTTAGCATTACAGCTTACACCTAGGCTTTGCGTGTAAGTGTCTAAATCGGCCAATGCTGCATCAAGCTCTGCACCGGTTAAGTTATTTTGCGCGTAATACGCCATGGCAGCGTCTAGCTGGCCTGCATTATTTTGACAACTCGCGTCACGGGTAAAGTTACGTTGCGAGTCCATGTTCCAGTAAAATAAACCAGCCACATAGTTAAACGGACCTGCTAGGTTTGAGGTCACTCTAAATTCTTGCGAAAACTGATCCCACTGCTGGGCACCTAAATCGTGTAATTGAAAAGGCACGCCAAATACAGGTTGGTTACTGTCGCCAGCAATCGAGGTAAAGTCGCCTTCGCGGTATTCGGTGTTATCCCACGAGCGCTGCGCTGTAATTGAGGTATAGGTGTAGTCGCCAATAGTTTTATCAACCTGTACCGAAAACGCACTGTGTTCATCAATTGTGCGCGACTCATAGTCGTGATCCACTTTACGTTGGTCTAGGTCTATATCGGCTACGCCATCAACAATGCCGTTACTGTCTGGCGCGGCTTGCGAATCTGGGTTACGGCCGCTTGGTAGGGCTTCTAAATCGGCACAACAGTCGTCGTCGGCGTTATAAAATTCGGCAATAAATTTAACGTTTAAGTCATCGCTTGGCTCGTATTTAAATACAGCACGTGCCCCTTCGCGGTCATAGCCGTTTACTTTTTCGTTGTTGTAAACGTTATCAATGTAGCCATCAAACTTACCTTTAAATACGGTTAAGCTTGCTGCTAAATCGTCGGTTAAACCACCGCTTACAACGCCTTTAAAGCGGTATTCGTTATCTTGATAAAACGAAGTTTCTACGCTGCCGGTGGTATCGTACGAAGGATCTTTGGTTGTAATGTTTACTACACCTGCAGAGGCATTTTTACCAAATAAGGTACCTTGTGGGCCGCGCAGTACTTCAATGCGAGACACATCGTATAAATCGGCAAAGGCTTGACCAGAGCGGCCAAGTACCACGCCATCAACTACGGTTGCCACACTTGGCTCAGCTGCAATACTAAACGAAATAGTACCAATACCACGTACCGTTAGCGCTGAGTTACGAGTTGTGGTGCCTTTTCTAAAGCTCACCGAAGGCACAAGTGACTGTAAGCCTTCCATGTTATTAGCAAATGCCGAATCAATCTGATCGCTATTAAGTACAGACACCGCAAGCGGTACTTCGTTTAGGCTTTGCGTTCGTTTTTGTGAGGTAACAACAATTTTTTCAAACTTATCGTTATCGTTTTGCTCTGCTTGTTGCTCTGTTTGCTCTTGCTGCGCATGTGCTTGCGTGCTTAGTGCTAAACCCGTTGTTATTGCTAACGTGACTGCCAAGCTTAAGACGGACTTTTTAGCTCTCATGTCATTCTCCAAATTGTGCGTGTGTGCTGTTAAATTACCGCGTTAGCAAGTGTGTGGGTTGCTAAAAAGCGGTGCCAGAGTGTTGTAGGTATTTTCCTTATATCTCTTATGTCTTATATAAGAGATATAAACTTAAACAAACTTATCTTCTATTGCAAACATTATGTGAATAAAATGTGATTTAAAATTTGTATGTAGAATATAAAGCCGCGTTATGCTCTCTCTAAGCCAATATGCGCCAAGCTGCTTGTGTAGCGTTTATGCCATCGGCGTACGCTCCACCAGCTAAGCACAAAGGCGCTAGTCCAAACGGCAACTAAGCTCGGTACAAAGTACACGCTAATACCACCAACAAGCCCAAGAGGAGAAAACAGTATGTACAGGCTTACAATTAAGCTCACTAATACAATGGCGCAAGGCAGGGCGTACTTCCACGGACTTAAGTTTACCTCGGCTTTGCGGGTAAATTTCCATGGTGTGGCAAGGGGTTTGTAATAACCAATACCTAACATAATGGCCAGCTCAATAAAGAACAAAATGGCGTAAATATGGATAAAGTTAATATCTACATCCCACACAAATTTAAGCAAAGTGTAGGCAATAACATGAAAAACAATAGCCACTTTAGCGCCCAGTGCAGGCACTTTGCGAGTAAATAAACCCACTAACACAATTGTGATGACCGGAATGTTGTAAAATCCGGTAAATACACGAATTATGTGCCATAAGCCTTCTGGCGCAAACATCAGTAATGGCGCAGTAATAAATGACAATATAGCAATTACAATGCTGGTTGTTTTGGCGACCTTAATTAGCTTTTCATCGCTTACTTTGTCTTTTTTCATTGGTTTGTAAACATCTAAACAAAACAATGTAGCGGCACTATTTAACAATGAATTAAACGAGCTAAATACCGCACCTAGTAGCACCGCTAAAAAGAACCCAGATAAGTACTGAGGCAGTACATCTTTTACTAAATGCGGGTAAGCTAAATCTATGGTTTGTAAGCTTTCGTGCTTATAAAGGTGATACGCAATAACGCCTGGGATCATCATCATAAAGGGTACTAGCACTTTAAAGTACCCTGAAAACAACACGCCCTTTTGGCCTTCGACTAAGTTTTTAGCGCCCAATGTACGCTGGATCACGTACTGATTTGTGCCCCAGTAAAATAAATTAGCGAGGATCATACCGGTAAAAATGGTGCCAAATGGCACGGGATCGTCACTGCTACCAATAGCGTTGAGCTTTTCGGTATCGGTGTTTACCAATGTACTTAAGCCATCGGCAAAGTTGCCATCGCCAAGGGCAATAAGGCCAAGTGTTGGCACTAAAATACCAATAATTAATAGCCCAACCCCGTTAATGGTATCTGATACCGCAACCGCCTTTAAACCGCCAAATACCGCGTAAATAGCCCCCACGGAGCCCACAATAATAATGGTGACAATTAAGCTTGCTTGGTAACTTAAATTTAATAGGGTAGGTACATCAAACAGCCTAAGAACGGCGATTGATCCTGAATACAAAACAGAAGGGATCGTTATAAAACAATACCCTACCATAAATAAGATCACCGTCATGCGGCGTACGGTATCGTCAAAACGATCCCGTAAAAATTCAGGTAAGGTAGAAAACGCGCCGGCTAAATAGCGCGGTAAAAAGATCAGCGCCATTATAATGGTTGATACCCCAGCTGTTACTTCCCATGCCATTGAGCTTAGGTTGTAACCATACGCTGAGCCATTAAGGCCAATAAGTTGCTCGGCCGATAAGTTAGTGAGGATCATTGACCCCGCTATAAATGTACCTGTTAAACCACGTCCTGCTAAAAAGTAGCCGTCTTGGGTGTTAACTTCCCCTTTGGTTTTTTGGTACGAGATATATCCTACTAGCGCCATAAACGCCAAGCACGATAGCAGTGTCATGGTAATGTTCATACCTTCCATCTTGCGCCCCTTTTAGCTTACTTTACTCGGTAAAAAGTAAGCTAATATCTTTATTATTGTGTGTGTTGTGTGTGTTTGCTATTTACCGAGTTTTATTTTGGCCATGCTGTTAGCTGGCTCATGTCTTGTTCTGTGTGTTGAACCTCTGGACCTAGCATGAGCGTATCGCCTTTACGAACAAATACGGCCATTTGTGTAAGCGCTAGTGTTTCTTCGTAATATTTTCCGCCTTGGTACGTTTGTGCATCTGGGAAGCGTACCCACTCGCCTTGCGGTAAATAAAATTTAATCTTACCGTTTGGTACTACACATGGCACCACAAGGAGTTTTTCGCCGCACATAAATTGCTGATCAAAACTATGTGCCAATACATCATCAGGAAATGCCAGTGCCATAGCACGCTGAATAGGCAACCCTGTTTGCTTTGATTGCTCTGCACATTCTTGTAAGTACGGAATTAACTGATAGCGTAATTTAAGCGCTGCAAATACCGCGTCACTTGCTTGCTCGGTATATGACCACGGTTCGCGAGGGCCAATACCATGTAAACGCATGTGTGCACTAAATACCGACGCTTGCGCCCAGCGAACATAAAGCTCTGCATCGCGCGTATCTTTGTAAAAACCGCCAATGTCGGTTGCAAAAAATGGCCCGCCCGACATGCCCCACGCTAAGCTGCCGCGAATGCTCGCTGCTAAACCTTGCCAATCGGCCTGTGGGTCGCCGCCCCATTGTGCAGGGAAACGTTGGCTGCCAGTCCACGCTGAGCGGCTAAACAAAAATGGCCCCGTTTTACAGTATTTTTCGGCGGCTTCATAAACGCAGCGGTTGTATAACATGCTATAAACGTTGTGCAGTCTAATGCCGCTGTCGCCACTGTGCGATACCATGTTTTCGTCTTCTAGCTGTTCGCCAAAGTCTGCTTTTATCATATCTACACCAAGCTCAAATAATGGCTTGTGCGATTCGAGCCAGTATTCGTAAGCATCGGGATGAGTAAAATCTAAAATACCTGACTCTGGTAATGGCGTAAGTACTTCGCCAAATGGGCTTAAATCCCACTCGTATTGATACGCTTTACCTGTGCGTTTGTCTTTTATTAGCCAACCATTTTCGGCCGCTTTAGCAAATAATGGGTTGTTTACCGAGATCATTGGGTATTCCCACACGCAAATTTTAAAATCCATGGCTTTTAGTTCATCAAGCACAGGTTTTGGGTCGGCGTAACGTGTTGGGTCCCATTCAAAGGCAAAGCGGGTGTCGGTGTCTTGCCATGCGCGGCCATCAAGGGTAATTACATCGCACGGCATGTTTTTAGCGCGTACTTCGCGGGCGACACTTAATAGCTCGTCGGCATCTTTGTAGTATGCTTTTGATAAAATAACACCAAAGCTCCACTGCGGTGGTACCGGTGCAAAACCAGTTAGTTCGCAGTAGCGATTAATACTTTGTGCAGGCGTTTGCTCTTGGTATAAAAATACATCTAGCGCGTCGTCTTCTACTAAGCACACGTAAGCACGTTGCGACCAAAGCGCGTAACCTACGCCATGTGTAACGGGCGCTGGCGTGTGTACAAATAAGTTCCAGCCCTCTGGGCTCCACGCGTATGGTGTATTTTTATATGATTTTTCGGCGTTTACGCCCAGTGCATCGTGGTTGTATGAGCGAATAAGTTGGCCGCGTTTATCAAGCTTGCCCCACTTTTCGCCAAGGCCGTAAACGGCTTCGTCGTAATTAAGTTCTAGGCTTAAAACCCAGCCGTTATCGGTTTTAGCTAATGGCGGTAAGCGATGCTGGCGCACAAAGTGGCCATCGGTTGCTGATTGCTGTACTAATTTATCGTTTTTAAAAAGCTTAAAGTAAAACGGGTCGCTGTAAAATTCTAAGCGGTACTCACCGGCTGTGGCTTCAAAGCCTTGGTCTAATTTATTGAGTGATAGCGGTAAGTTAGAAGGGGTGGTGGTTAATATTTTAAACGTCTCGTCATGCGTGGAGCCTGCATTTAAACGTAAACCAAACTGGCTTATGGTAACGCTAACCTCGCCAAATTGAGTCGGTAAAACTAGCACATGGCCTTGTAATTTAGGCTCTGCAGTTAAGCGTGCTGGCTCTATTGCGTTCCAGTCTGGCTCACGTAATTCAAATGCATTCATGGGAGTTCCTTAACCAATTATTAGTCTTGTATAAGACACAAGTTAAATAATTGTAATCCCCATGTCAACGTAAATAAACTCAAGTAAGTTTAAATTTAAAATATGCTTGGTGCTGATGTTGCCACCAGCGAAACCCCACTTAAGCCCAGCAAGGTAATTGCTATTATACGAATCCATTTTGCATCAACATAAGGTGTTAACTTACGGGCAAATTGCG
The genomic region above belongs to Pseudoalteromonas sp. MM1 and contains:
- a CDS encoding TonB-dependent receptor, with product MRAKKSVLSLAVTLAITTGLALSTQAHAQQEQTEQQAEQNDNDKFEKIVVTSQKRTQSLNEVPLAVSVLNSDQIDSAFANNMEGLQSLVPSVSFRKGTTTRNSALTVRGIGTISFSIAAEPSVATVVDGVVLGRSGQAFADLYDVSRIEVLRGPQGTLFGKNASAGVVNITTKDPSYDTTGSVETSFYQDNEYRFKGVVSGGLTDDLAASLTVFKGKFDGYIDNVYNNEKVNGYDREGARAVFKYEPSDDLNVKFIAEFYNADDDCCADLEALPSGRNPDSQAAPDSNGIVDGVADIDLDQRKVDHDYESRTIDEHSAFSVQVDKTIGDYTYTSITAQRSWDNTEYREGDFTSIAGDSNQPVFGVPFQLHDLGAQQWDQFSQEFRVTSNLAGPFNYVAGLFYWNMDSQRNFTRDASCQNNAGQLDAAMAYYAQNNLTGAELDAALADLDTYTQSLGVSCNANDIVSATAYMSTEFNNWAAFADGTYDLSEDLRVLFGIRYTDDEVSYTHRRISNDEFGRTGVGVRSAALNTDESGSAEETNVSGRLGMQYDLGDGQMVYGTYSQGYKGPGFNVYYNFNPDNDSREIAPEESDAYELGYKYASREFVFNFAVFRTEIEGFQANNFDCSDGTCITRLTNAGDVSTQGAEVDFMWAATDSLTLTGGIAYIKAEIDEFNCPAEVEAGSCTDRSGLDVPFSPDLKYSLSADYFIETEHDFNIHINGSYIYTDEQYSDLPNNVGEFNPAALLPDYGILNASVGLSFKDDAFRVSLIAKNLTDESYATTYSGDNFRYQIPRDAERYFGVSFKARF
- a CDS encoding solute:sodium symporter family transporter translates to MEGMNITMTLLSCLAFMALVGYISYQKTKGEVNTQDGYFLAGRGLTGTFIAGSMILTNLSAEQLIGLNGSAYGYNLSSMAWEVTAGVSTIIMALIFLPRYLAGAFSTLPEFLRDRFDDTVRRMTVILFMVGYCFITIPSVLYSGSIAVLRLFDVPTLLNLSYQASLIVTIIIVGSVGAIYAVFGGLKAVAVSDTINGVGLLIIGILVPTLGLIALGDGNFADGLSTLVNTDTEKLNAIGSSDDPVPFGTIFTGMILANLFYWGTNQYVIQRTLGAKNLVEGQKGVLFSGYFKVLVPFMMMIPGVIAYHLYKHESLQTIDLAYPHLVKDVLPQYLSGFFLAVLLGAVFSSFNSLLNSAATLFCLDVYKPMKKDKVSDEKLIKVAKTTSIVIAILSFITAPLLMFAPEGLWHIIRVFTGFYNIPVITIVLVGLFTRKVPALGAKVAIVFHVIAYTLLKFVWDVDINFIHIYAILFFIELAIMLGIGYYKPLATPWKFTRKAEVNLSPWKYALPCAIVLVSLIVSLYILFSPLGLVGGISVYFVPSLVAVWTSAFVLSWWSVRRWHKRYTSSLAHIGLERA
- a CDS encoding alpha-xylosidase produces the protein MNAFELREPDWNAIEPARLTAEPKLQGHVLVLPTQFGEVSVTISQFGLRLNAGSTHDETFKILTTTPSNLPLSLNKLDQGFEATAGEYRLEFYSDPFYFKLFKNDKLVQQSATDGHFVRQHRLPPLAKTDNGWVLSLELNYDEAVYGLGEKWGKLDKRGQLIRSYNHDALGVNAEKSYKNTPYAWSPEGWNLFVHTPAPVTHGVGYALWSQRAYVCLVEDDALDVFLYQEQTPAQSINRYCELTGFAPVPPQWSFGVILSKAYYKDADELLSVAREVRAKNMPCDVITLDGRAWQDTDTRFAFEWDPTRYADPKPVLDELKAMDFKICVWEYPMISVNNPLFAKAAENGWLIKDKRTGKAYQYEWDLSPFGEVLTPLPESGILDFTHPDAYEYWLESHKPLFELGVDMIKADFGEQLEDENMVSHSGDSGIRLHNVYSMLYNRCVYEAAEKYCKTGPFLFSRSAWTGSQRFPAQWGGDPQADWQGLAASIRGSLAWGMSGGPFFATDIGGFYKDTRDAELYVRWAQASVFSAHMRLHGIGPREPWSYTEQASDAVFAALKLRYQLIPYLQECAEQSKQTGLPIQRAMALAFPDDVLAHSFDQQFMCGEKLLVVPCVVPNGKIKFYLPQGEWVRFPDAQTYQGGKYYEETLALTQMAVFVRKGDTLMLGPEVQHTEQDMSQLTAWPK